The following proteins come from a genomic window of Acidobacteriota bacterium:
- the yajC gene encoding preprotein translocase subunit YajC yields MIPDSLLFVAAGGAPSGLISILPLILIGGIFYFLLIAPERRRRKQLQATVEALKRGDRILTQGGLYGEVISTEPNAVIVKIADGVKVKVTKAAVTGLAEEPKS; encoded by the coding sequence ATGATTCCTGATTCCCTGTTGTTTGTGGCCGCTGGCGGCGCGCCGTCGGGCCTGATCTCGATCCTGCCGCTGATCCTGATCGGCGGCATCTTCTACTTCCTGCTGATCGCGCCGGAGCGGCGCCGCCGGAAGCAGCTCCAGGCGACGGTCGAAGCTTTGAAGCGGGGCGACCGGATCCTGACGCAGGGCGGCCTCTACGGCGAGGTCATCTCGACCGAGCCGAACGCCGTGATCGTGAAGATCGCGGACGGAGTCAAGGTCAAGGTGACCAAGGCCGCGGTAACCGGCCTCGCCGAGGAGCCGAAGTCATGA
- a CDS encoding DsbA family protein, which yields MSTQIPAQRNRPGWTLHAALYVVLLAVIAFLVLRPESGVSAQEESVQDRAAARLDGVDIGHGEALDRAAAQLDQLEQQRIQCDLQVDSERHQLIERTLEGIVRDRLVVAAAGEADLSPEAWREAEMERLQAELTDEEIDAFFVENEGRIRGGREELEPQVRVYLAQQRFVEDLEEGHEIEYLLDPYRLSVEPGTGPERGGAEAPVTIVEWSDFECPYCKSVLPTLERILEEYPNDVRLVFRHFPLHAIHPNAQAAAEAGICAQDLGAFWELHDLMFEEQDALSLDDLKDKAERAGLDAEAFAACLEAEDTADRVEADRRAGILVGVNGTPALFVNGRPLAGAVAYEELAGVVEDELERTSG from the coding sequence TTGAGTACACAGATTCCAGCGCAGAGGAACCGGCCCGGTTGGACCCTGCACGCGGCGCTCTACGTGGTCCTGCTGGCGGTGATCGCGTTCCTCGTCCTGCGCCCCGAATCCGGGGTTTCGGCGCAGGAGGAGAGCGTTCAGGATCGGGCCGCGGCCCGGCTCGACGGCGTGGACATCGGCCACGGCGAGGCCCTGGATCGGGCGGCCGCGCAGTTGGACCAGTTGGAGCAGCAGCGCATCCAGTGCGACCTGCAGGTCGACTCCGAGCGGCACCAGTTGATCGAGCGGACACTGGAGGGGATCGTCCGCGACCGGCTGGTCGTCGCCGCGGCCGGCGAAGCGGATCTTTCGCCGGAGGCCTGGCGGGAGGCGGAGATGGAGCGTCTCCAGGCCGAGTTGACGGACGAGGAGATCGACGCCTTCTTCGTCGAGAACGAGGGGCGCATCCGGGGCGGGCGGGAAGAGCTCGAGCCCCAGGTTCGGGTCTATCTGGCCCAGCAGCGGTTCGTCGAGGACCTCGAGGAAGGGCACGAGATCGAGTACCTGCTCGATCCGTACCGTCTCTCCGTCGAACCCGGAACGGGGCCGGAACGGGGCGGGGCGGAGGCCCCGGTGACGATCGTGGAGTGGTCGGACTTCGAGTGCCCATACTGCAAGAGCGTGCTGCCGACCCTGGAACGGATCCTCGAGGAGTACCCGAACGACGTGCGGCTCGTGTTCCGTCACTTCCCCCTGCATGCGATCCACCCCAACGCCCAGGCGGCGGCCGAGGCCGGGATCTGTGCCCAGGATCTCGGCGCCTTCTGGGAGTTGCACGACCTGATGTTCGAGGAGCAGGATGCGCTGAGCCTGGACGACCTGAAGGACAAGGCGGAGCGCGCGGGCCTCGACGCGGAGGCCTTCGCCGCCTGCCTGGAGGCCGAGGACACGGCGGATCGGGTGGAGGCCGACCGGCGGGCCGGCATCCTGGTCGGCGTCAACGGGACGCCGGCGCTGTTCGTGAACGGCCGGCCGCTCGCCGGAGCGGTGGCCTACGAGGAACTGGCCGGCGTCGTCGAGGACGAGCTCGAGCGAACGAGTGGGTAA
- a CDS encoding outer membrane lipoprotein carrier protein LolA, with the protein MKNRTVNAPWVSALFAALVAAPALLGQTPEAPAAPPDPAAGGIDLRERMSRLVERVKYEQNRIVTLQARLVQHETSELLLEPEESWGWFRYRPPEEVRWEIVEPKPMVMTVRGDVATTWYEDLGTAKVAEVGRLSEQVLTYLGPAGNLETLMKYFTVQVEFPEEEGAPYFLHLTADYRRVEKYAKTIDIWIAPETFLPQRFRVVHVSGDERLIELADMVLNEPIDDGEFILSLPDDVEVTKVDLKR; encoded by the coding sequence ATGAAGAATCGCACCGTCAATGCGCCGTGGGTCAGTGCGCTGTTCGCGGCCCTGGTCGCGGCCCCTGCGCTTTTGGGCCAGACGCCGGAAGCGCCGGCCGCCCCGCCCGATCCGGCGGCTGGGGGCATCGACCTGCGCGAGCGCATGAGCCGGTTGGTGGAGCGTGTGAAGTACGAGCAGAACCGGATCGTCACTCTCCAGGCGCGCCTGGTGCAGCACGAGACCAGCGAGCTGCTGCTTGAGCCGGAAGAGAGCTGGGGCTGGTTCCGCTACCGGCCGCCCGAGGAAGTGCGGTGGGAGATCGTCGAACCCAAACCGATGGTGATGACCGTGCGGGGCGACGTGGCGACCACCTGGTACGAGGATCTCGGCACCGCGAAGGTGGCCGAGGTGGGTCGCCTCTCGGAGCAGGTGCTGACCTATCTGGGTCCGGCCGGCAATCTCGAGACGCTGATGAAGTACTTCACGGTCCAGGTGGAGTTCCCCGAGGAGGAGGGCGCGCCGTACTTCCTGCACCTGACGGCGGACTACCGGAGGGTCGAGAAGTACGCCAAGACGATCGACATCTGGATCGCCCCGGAGACCTTCCTGCCGCAGAGGTTCAGGGTCGTGCACGTCAGCGGCGACGAGAGGCTGATCGAGCTGGCGGACATGGTCCTGAACGAGCCGATCGATGACGGCGAGTTCATCCTCTCGCTGCCGGACGACGTCGAGGTGACGAAGGTCGACCTCAAGCGTTAG
- a CDS encoding HD domain-containing protein, with amino-acid sequence MPRSLSFRDPIHGFIEADELEAALIRTRPMQRLRQVRQLGLTHLVFPGAEHSRFGHALGAMHLAGRVYDTLARVEGTPFDPGPQARARRLVRAAALLHDLGHAPFSHWAEDLFEDGIDHEEMSRRLLAGDEIYGVFERFGDGIASSDVIRLLGDRLEGPERLLSPIVSGELDVDKMDYLLRDSLFCGVRYGTFDLDQVISTVRPLLDPESGEHRLGIDAEGLHAVESLILARYYMFTQVYFHVTGKALELHLNEWLHEQKITWSSEPERFLADDDAEMMTRMRRSDSLHARAITDRAHFRLAHETDEHLEPEEKRAFERRLEPLRERYGRGLLISNSAKDPHRLGRGRVPVRQAGGRLVPLGEASHFMRHLRRIDRYRVYCSDAVYDEVRLELAG; translated from the coding sequence GTGCCTCGCAGTCTCTCCTTCCGCGACCCCATCCACGGCTTCATCGAAGCCGACGAACTGGAAGCGGCGCTGATCCGCACCCGGCCGATGCAGCGCCTGCGACAGGTCCGCCAACTCGGTCTGACGCATCTCGTATTCCCGGGCGCCGAGCACAGCCGCTTCGGCCACGCGCTCGGCGCGATGCACCTGGCCGGGCGCGTCTACGACACCCTGGCGCGGGTCGAGGGAACACCGTTCGACCCCGGGCCGCAGGCGCGCGCCCGGCGCCTGGTCCGGGCCGCCGCCCTGCTCCACGACCTCGGCCACGCCCCGTTCAGCCACTGGGCCGAAGACCTGTTCGAGGACGGCATCGACCATGAGGAGATGAGCCGCCGGCTGCTCGCCGGCGACGAGATCTACGGCGTCTTCGAGCGCTTCGGCGACGGCATCGCAAGCTCCGACGTGATCCGGCTGCTCGGCGACCGGCTCGAAGGACCGGAGCGCTTGCTCTCTCCCATCGTCAGCGGCGAACTCGACGTCGACAAGATGGACTACCTGCTGCGCGACTCCCTGTTCTGCGGAGTCCGCTACGGGACCTTCGACCTCGACCAGGTGATCTCCACGGTGCGGCCCCTGCTCGACCCGGAGTCCGGCGAGCACCGGCTGGGCATCGACGCCGAGGGCCTGCACGCCGTCGAAAGCCTCATCCTGGCCCGCTACTACATGTTCACCCAGGTCTACTTCCACGTCACCGGCAAGGCCCTGGAGCTCCACCTGAACGAGTGGCTGCACGAGCAGAAGATCACCTGGAGCAGCGAACCCGAACGCTTCCTGGCCGACGACGACGCCGAGATGATGACCCGGATGCGGCGCTCGGACAGCCTGCACGCGCGCGCCATCACCGACCGCGCCCACTTCCGGCTCGCGCACGAGACCGACGAACACCTGGAACCCGAAGAGAAGCGGGCGTTCGAGCGGCGCCTGGAACCGCTGCGCGAGCGGTACGGCAGAGGTCTGCTGATCTCGAACTCCGCCAAGGATCCGCACCGTCTCGGCCGCGGCCGGGTCCCGGTGCGCCAGGCCGGCGGCCGGCTGGTGCCACTCGGGGAGGCCAGCCACTTCATGCGCCACCTCCGGCGCATCGACCGCTACCGCGTCTATTGCAGCGACGCCGTCTACGACGAAGTGCGGCTCGAGCTGGCGGGCTGA
- the secD gene encoding protein translocase subunit SecD has product MNRNLLLRGLLVVVVVGTCAFWAFPLADKIQLGLDLRGGIHLLLEVLTDDALRAEAQKDIDSLVQELDEKGVSGVAGATESPVSFRLTGLPPDRDELLPGILEETMPYWTWRRTGEDVVFDRRPDEVNNIREQAINQALQTIRNRVDEFGVAEPVIQRQGLGSNRLVVQLPGVDDPERVKNLIKNTAFLEFRLGVYPPPTGAPALDTQEILSQYGGTLPDHLEIVPQDQRDADGNVIGQVYYALEKRSVITGRDLKTARAGLGQFQEPVVNFSLTHEGAQIFEEWTGANIGNPLAIVLDGRVQSAPTVEGRISDSGIIRGQFTQQEVEDLATVLRSGALPAGIEYLEQRAVGPSLGQDSIEQGTRAFAYGIALVLVAMLVVYRGSGINAMVALGLNFVLVFGVLAYFGAALTLPGIAGLILTIGMAVDANVLVFERIREELHNGRTVKAAVVSGFGKAWSSILDANLTTLIAAIFLINFGTGAIRGFAVTLTVGILASVFTAVFNSRLLFDLLLSRSGRVERLSI; this is encoded by the coding sequence ATGAACAGGAACCTGCTCCTGCGGGGCCTGCTCGTCGTCGTCGTGGTCGGCACGTGCGCCTTCTGGGCGTTCCCGCTCGCCGACAAGATCCAGTTGGGCCTCGACCTGCGCGGCGGCATTCACCTGCTGCTCGAGGTGCTGACCGACGATGCGCTGCGGGCGGAAGCGCAGAAGGACATCGACAGCCTGGTCCAGGAACTGGACGAGAAGGGGGTCTCCGGCGTCGCCGGCGCGACCGAATCCCCGGTGAGCTTCCGGCTCACGGGCCTGCCGCCCGACCGGGACGAACTGTTGCCCGGCATCCTCGAGGAGACGATGCCGTACTGGACCTGGAGGAGAACCGGCGAGGACGTCGTCTTCGACCGCCGGCCGGACGAGGTGAACAACATCCGCGAGCAGGCGATCAACCAGGCCCTTCAGACGATCCGCAACCGGGTCGACGAGTTCGGCGTCGCCGAGCCGGTGATCCAGCGCCAGGGTCTGGGCAGCAACCGGCTGGTCGTCCAGCTCCCCGGCGTCGACGATCCGGAACGGGTGAAGAACCTGATCAAGAACACCGCCTTCCTCGAGTTCCGCCTCGGTGTGTATCCGCCCCCGACGGGTGCGCCGGCGCTGGACACGCAGGAGATCCTGAGCCAGTACGGGGGCACGCTTCCGGATCACCTCGAGATCGTGCCCCAGGACCAGCGCGACGCCGACGGCAACGTGATCGGTCAGGTCTACTACGCGCTCGAGAAGCGGTCGGTGATCACGGGGCGCGATCTGAAGACGGCGCGGGCCGGGCTCGGACAGTTCCAGGAGCCGGTGGTCAACTTCTCGCTCACCCACGAGGGCGCCCAGATCTTCGAAGAGTGGACCGGTGCGAACATCGGCAATCCCCTGGCGATCGTGCTCGACGGCCGGGTGCAGTCGGCGCCGACCGTGGAGGGACGGATCTCCGACTCCGGGATCATCCGCGGGCAGTTCACCCAGCAGGAAGTGGAGGACCTCGCGACGGTGCTGCGTTCCGGCGCCCTGCCGGCGGGCATCGAGTACCTGGAGCAGCGGGCGGTCGGTCCGTCCCTGGGACAGGACTCGATCGAGCAGGGCACGCGCGCCTTCGCCTACGGCATCGCGCTGGTCCTGGTGGCGATGCTGGTCGTGTACCGGGGTTCGGGCATCAACGCGATGGTGGCCCTGGGGCTCAACTTCGTGCTCGTGTTCGGCGTTCTGGCGTACTTCGGCGCCGCCCTCACCCTGCCCGGCATCGCGGGCCTGATCCTGACGATCGGCATGGCGGTGGACGCCAACGTACTGGTGTTCGAGCGGATCCGCGAGGAGCTCCACAACGGGCGCACGGTCAAGGCCGCCGTCGTTTCCGGCTTCGGCAAGGCCTGGTCGTCGATTCTCGACGCGAACCTGACGACCCTGATCGCGGCCATCTTCCTGATCAACTTCGGCACCGGGGCGATCCGCGGATTCGCGGTGACGCTCACGGTCGGCATCCTGGCTTCCGTGTTCACGGCCGTCTTCAACAGCCGGCTCCTGTTCGACCTGCTCCTCTCGCGCTCGGGCCGCGTCGAGCGTCTGTCCATCTGA
- a CDS encoding nitroreductase family protein, translating into MERRAERIFEEFDSRRSVRFFTDEPVPRGLIERAIEAASTAPSGAHRQPWRFVAVSDPGIKARIREAAEAEEKHSYLGGRMPDEWLEALKPLGTDWRKPFLTTVPWIVVVFAELFGFDEQGAKRKNYYVKESVGIACGLFIAALHRMGLATLTHTPSPMGFLSEILKRPPNEKPYILFPIGYPAPDCEVPDLRRKPLAEVALWRTDGAGD; encoded by the coding sequence ATGGAACGCCGGGCGGAGCGGATCTTCGAGGAGTTCGACAGCCGGCGCAGCGTGCGCTTCTTCACCGACGAGCCGGTTCCCCGCGGGCTGATCGAACGGGCGATCGAGGCCGCGTCGACCGCGCCGTCGGGAGCGCATCGCCAGCCCTGGCGGTTCGTGGCGGTCAGCGACCCGGGGATCAAGGCGCGGATCCGGGAGGCGGCGGAAGCGGAAGAGAAGCACAGTTACCTGGGTGGGCGCATGCCGGACGAGTGGCTCGAGGCGCTCAAGCCACTGGGCACCGACTGGCGAAAGCCGTTCCTGACCACCGTGCCCTGGATCGTCGTCGTGTTCGCCGAACTCTTCGGCTTCGACGAGCAGGGGGCGAAGCGGAAGAACTACTACGTCAAGGAGAGCGTCGGCATCGCCTGCGGCCTCTTCATTGCCGCCCTGCACCGAATGGGACTCGCCACCCTGACCCACACGCCCAGCCCGATGGGGTTCCTGAGCGAGATCCTTAAGCGGCCGCCGAACGAGAAACCGTACATCCTGTTTCCGATCGGCTACCCGGCGCCGGACTGCGAGGTGCCCGACCTGCGGCGCAAACCACTGGCCGAAGTCGCGCTGTGGCGCACGGATGGCGCCGGCGACTGA
- the secF gene encoding protein translocase subunit SecF, translating into MEFFRNTSFDFMRLRRVCLGLSTVAVVAALGFIFSRPLNLGIDFASGTQMIVQFAEPPDVQEVRGLLEEAGIESASIQSFGTEEDNSVILRTSTAEDGGGERTVRIEEMLQRHYNSGVSGFDLNRQGTEALASLLLEADPDDLRASGDDIAAREHYRAASAEVMAHRRDEGLIKDWSAVQPGEALSEAAVAAIRERATFGNFAVLSSDNVLPQIGSELRRKGLLAIAFALAGILAYIWFRFELRFGIGALAALAHDVAVCLGLFAFAGYEFNLTTVAAFLTVIGYSVNDSVVVFDRVRENLRRNRRESLVQVLNRSLNQTLSRTALTSGTTLLAVGSLFILGGDVIRGFSFLLLVGVLVGTYSSIYVASPIVLIWESSFGRERRQKRAAAA; encoded by the coding sequence ATGGAGTTTTTCCGCAATACGAGTTTCGATTTCATGCGCCTCCGGCGCGTGTGTCTGGGTCTCTCCACCGTCGCGGTGGTCGCCGCGCTGGGCTTCATCTTCAGCCGCCCGTTGAACCTCGGCATCGACTTCGCGTCCGGCACGCAGATGATCGTGCAGTTCGCCGAGCCGCCGGATGTCCAGGAGGTTCGAGGGCTGCTCGAGGAGGCGGGGATCGAGAGCGCGTCGATCCAGTCGTTCGGCACCGAGGAGGACAACTCGGTCATCCTCAGGACCTCGACCGCGGAGGATGGTGGAGGAGAACGCACCGTCCGGATCGAGGAGATGTTGCAGCGGCACTACAACAGCGGCGTTTCGGGCTTCGACCTGAACCGGCAGGGCACGGAGGCGTTGGCCTCGCTCCTGCTCGAGGCCGATCCGGACGACCTGCGGGCCTCCGGCGACGACATCGCCGCCCGGGAGCACTACCGCGCGGCGTCCGCCGAGGTGATGGCGCACCGCCGGGACGAGGGCCTGATCAAGGACTGGTCCGCCGTCCAGCCGGGCGAAGCGCTGAGCGAGGCGGCGGTCGCGGCGATCCGTGAACGGGCGACGTTCGGCAACTTCGCGGTGCTGTCGAGCGACAACGTGCTGCCCCAGATCGGCAGCGAGCTGCGGCGAAAGGGGTTGCTGGCCATCGCCTTCGCGCTGGCGGGCATTCTGGCCTACATCTGGTTCCGCTTCGAGCTGCGCTTCGGCATCGGCGCCCTGGCGGCCCTCGCGCACGATGTCGCCGTCTGTCTCGGCCTGTTCGCGTTTGCCGGCTATGAGTTCAACCTGACCACCGTGGCGGCGTTCCTGACCGTGATCGGCTACTCCGTGAACGACTCGGTCGTCGTGTTCGACCGGGTTCGCGAAAACCTGCGGCGCAACCGGCGCGAGAGCCTGGTGCAGGTGCTGAACCGGAGCCTGAACCAGACCCTGTCGCGGACCGCCCTGACCTCGGGGACCACGCTGCTGGCCGTCGGCAGCCTGTTCATCCTGGGCGGCGACGTGATCCGCGGTTTCTCCTTCCTGCTCCTGGTCGGGGTGCTCGTCGGCACTTACTCGTCGATCTACGTCGCGAGTCCCATCGTGCTGATCTGGGAGAGTTCATTCGGCCGCGAACGGCGGCAGAAGAGGGCGGCCGCGGCGTAG
- a CDS encoding tRNA (guanosine(46)-N7)-methyltransferase TrmB — protein sequence MRGLGACRSELLATLKSRSDWEVELGFGKGRYLLGSASAMPGRPFLGVEIVSKYFRLAVRRAAARRLDNLILLRGEALYLISTLLPEAMARTVHIYFPDPWPKSRHHRRRLLDPRTVDLVLSLLEPSSGRLCFATDHDEYGEAVVETLERHPAVEVERLVGGWPEGPRTNYEAKFEARGRHILRLMAGLRPGAASLLHPAGRDAILVAPAAADQPASSSRTSS from the coding sequence TTGCGCGGTCTGGGGGCGTGCCGGTCCGAGCTGCTGGCGACGCTCAAGTCGCGCTCGGATTGGGAGGTCGAGCTGGGGTTCGGCAAGGGCCGGTACCTGCTCGGGTCGGCGTCGGCGATGCCCGGCCGGCCGTTCCTGGGCGTCGAGATCGTGTCGAAGTACTTCCGCCTGGCGGTGCGGCGGGCTGCCGCTCGACGGCTGGACAACCTGATCCTGCTCCGCGGCGAGGCGCTCTACCTGATCTCGACCCTCTTGCCGGAGGCGATGGCGCGCACCGTCCACATCTACTTCCCCGACCCCTGGCCCAAGAGCCGGCACCACCGCCGGCGTCTGCTCGATCCGCGCACGGTCGATCTCGTGCTGTCCCTGCTCGAGCCGTCCTCGGGACGGCTGTGCTTCGCCACGGACCACGACGAGTACGGCGAGGCGGTGGTGGAGACGCTGGAGCGCCATCCGGCGGTCGAGGTCGAGCGTCTCGTGGGTGGCTGGCCCGAGGGGCCGCGCACGAACTACGAGGCGAAGTTCGAGGCGCGCGGCCGGCACATCCTGCGGCTGATGGCGGGGCTTCGGCCCGGCGCCGCCAGCCTGCTCCATCCCGCCGGCCGGGATGCGATCCTGGTCGCGCCGGCGGCCGCGGATCAGCCCGCCAGCTCGAGCCGCACTTCGTCGTAG
- a CDS encoding sugar phosphate nucleotidyltransferase translates to MIGLILAGGVGSRFWPVSRRRRPKQLLDLLGGGSLLAATARRIEPLCGADGIWVCTTEELAAAVASELPELATSRVLGEPSGRNTAPAIGWAVRSMPEEVRGGVIAVFPSDHWVADEDAFREVLRRGAVALREGACDVVTVGVEPAWVETGYGYLELAKPPVEGGVEPVTRFTEKPDPETAARFKASGRHFWNAGIFLFRGDVLLDLYGRHLPELAAGLERLAAEDGDAQRRRALYADLESVSIDYGLMEKLSSIGCVVADCGWSDLGSWASLAEALPADGDGNRTVGDTVAVDARDNLLFADGGTVAAIGVEGLAVVRTGDAVLVVPRERAQDVRRIVDRLRALGRRDLL, encoded by the coding sequence ATGATCGGTCTGATCCTGGCCGGCGGCGTGGGCTCCCGCTTCTGGCCGGTGAGCAGGAGGCGCCGCCCGAAGCAACTCCTCGATCTGCTCGGCGGCGGCTCGCTGCTCGCCGCAACGGCGCGCCGCATCGAGCCGCTCTGCGGCGCGGACGGGATCTGGGTGTGCACGACCGAGGAACTGGCCGCCGCGGTCGCGTCCGAGCTGCCGGAACTCGCCACTTCGCGCGTGCTTGGCGAACCGAGCGGCCGCAACACGGCGCCGGCGATCGGCTGGGCGGTGCGATCGATGCCGGAGGAGGTGCGGGGCGGCGTGATCGCGGTGTTTCCGTCCGACCACTGGGTCGCCGACGAGGACGCGTTCCGGGAGGTTCTTCGCCGGGGCGCGGTTGCCCTCCGTGAAGGCGCCTGTGACGTGGTCACGGTCGGTGTCGAACCCGCCTGGGTCGAAACCGGGTACGGCTACCTGGAACTCGCGAAGCCCCCGGTCGAGGGCGGAGTGGAGCCGGTCACGCGGTTCACCGAGAAGCCGGACCCGGAGACCGCGGCCCGTTTCAAGGCCTCCGGCCGCCACTTCTGGAACGCCGGGATCTTCCTGTTCCGGGGTGACGTCCTGCTCGATCTCTACGGCCGGCACCTGCCGGAGCTGGCCGCCGGCCTGGAGCGCCTGGCGGCGGAGGACGGCGATGCACAGCGCCGGCGCGCGCTCTACGCCGATCTCGAGTCCGTGTCGATCGACTACGGCCTGATGGAGAAGCTCTCTTCGATCGGCTGCGTGGTCGCCGACTGCGGTTGGAGCGATCTCGGCTCGTGGGCGTCCCTGGCCGAGGCGTTGCCGGCGGACGGCGACGGGAACCGGACGGTGGGTGACACGGTCGCCGTCGATGCGCGCGACAACCTGCTGTTCGCCGACGGCGGTACCGTGGCGGCGATCGGAGTCGAGGGCCTGGCCGTCGTGCGGACCGGCGACGCGGTGCTCGTCGTGCCGCGAGAGCGGGCGCAGGACGTGCGGCGAATCGTGGACCGGTTGCGGGCTCTCGGCCGCCGGGATCTGCTCTGA
- the tgt gene encoding tRNA guanosine(34) transglycosylase Tgt, whose product MGELRFRVERRDGLARLGRLRTPHGEVETPAFMPVGTLGAVKGMGQDLLVASGAQILMTNLFHLLERVGVERIVGLGGLHRFIGWDGPLAMDSGGYQVFSLAGLRRVSDGGVLFQSPHDGSRVELTPERVVEVQDLMGVDLAMVLDECPPWPVEREVAAESLRRTTLWARRSLDRWGAAGGSGAAGLFGIVQGSFFEDLRLRAAADLAALPFDGYAIGGVSVGEGRDLGRQAVSWVAPALPEDRPRYLMGLGTPEDILHAVGLGVDLFDCVLPSRNARHGTLFSSTGMVRIKNARYRDDPRPVDAACGCSLCRLHSRAFLHHLFRCGEITAKVLATEHNVRFFLHFMAGLRRAIAAGELADFGGAGGREGTAAEAERR is encoded by the coding sequence GTGGGGGAGCTACGGTTCCGCGTCGAGCGCCGCGACGGACTCGCCCGTCTGGGCCGCCTCCGTACGCCGCACGGCGAGGTGGAAACCCCGGCGTTCATGCCGGTGGGCACCCTGGGAGCGGTGAAGGGGATGGGCCAGGACCTGCTTGTGGCTTCCGGGGCGCAGATCCTGATGACCAACCTCTTCCACCTGCTGGAACGGGTGGGCGTCGAGCGCATCGTCGGCCTGGGCGGCCTGCACCGCTTCATCGGCTGGGACGGTCCGCTGGCGATGGACAGCGGCGGCTACCAGGTCTTCAGCCTCGCCGGTCTGCGCCGGGTCAGCGACGGCGGGGTGCTGTTCCAGAGTCCGCATGACGGCAGCCGGGTGGAACTGACCCCGGAGAGGGTGGTCGAGGTCCAGGACCTGATGGGCGTCGACCTCGCGATGGTGCTCGACGAGTGCCCGCCCTGGCCGGTGGAGCGCGAGGTGGCGGCCGAGTCGCTCAGGCGTACGACGCTGTGGGCCCGCCGTTCTCTCGACCGCTGGGGGGCCGCCGGAGGCAGCGGCGCGGCCGGCCTGTTCGGGATCGTCCAGGGCAGCTTCTTCGAGGACCTGCGTCTGCGCGCGGCCGCGGACCTGGCCGCGCTGCCGTTCGACGGCTACGCGATCGGCGGCGTCAGCGTAGGCGAGGGACGGGACCTGGGACGGCAGGCGGTGTCCTGGGTGGCGCCCGCCCTGCCGGAGGACCGGCCCCGATACCTGATGGGCCTGGGCACGCCGGAGGACATCCTTCACGCCGTGGGTCTGGGCGTCGATCTGTTCGACTGCGTGCTGCCGTCGCGCAACGCCCGGCACGGCACGCTGTTCTCCTCGACCGGCATGGTGCGGATCAAGAACGCCCGCTACCGGGACGACCCGCGCCCGGTGGACGCCGCCTGCGGCTGCTCGCTCTGCAGGCTGCACAGCCGCGCCTTCCTGCACCACCTGTTCCGCTGCGGCGAGATCACGGCCAAGGTGCTGGCCACCGAACACAACGTGCGCTTCTTTCTGCACTTCATGGCCGGGCTGCGGCGGGCGATCGCGGCCGGCGAGCTTGCCGATTTCGGCGGGGCCGGCGGGCGGGAAGGCACTGCGGCGGAAGCAGAACGGCGATAG